In one Natronosalvus amylolyticus genomic region, the following are encoded:
- a CDS encoding thiamine pyrophosphate-dependent dehydrogenase E1 component subunit alpha gives MYKEMVTARYYEERLQEEYLEGKQPAFDISAGPIPGELHLAAGHEASGAGVCAHLRDSDTVTAPHRPHHVAISKGVDLERMTAEIFGRETGLSKGKGGHMHLYDPEVNFACSGIIAQGCPPAVGAALTAKKRNTDDVAVAFLGEGAISQGAFLESLNLAAVQELPVVFVIEDNDWAISMPKERVTDVEDGSRRAWGFDMHGERVDADDAVTVYEAADDAIGRARDGNGPSVLEVQVHRRMGHFMGDPESYRPEADVERAQRRDCITRMETRLREHGFEESDLEGIREGAHERVDEAIEWAKDQPEPEPEATYEDVFTNSPDSWPDRPSREVTATDGGEE, from the coding sequence ATGTACAAAGAGATGGTCACCGCCCGGTACTACGAGGAACGCCTCCAGGAGGAGTACCTCGAGGGGAAACAGCCCGCGTTCGATATCTCGGCCGGGCCGATCCCGGGCGAATTACACCTCGCGGCAGGCCACGAAGCGTCGGGGGCCGGCGTCTGTGCGCACCTTCGAGACTCGGATACGGTGACGGCACCGCATCGTCCCCACCACGTCGCCATCTCCAAAGGCGTCGACCTCGAGCGGATGACCGCCGAGATATTCGGTCGCGAGACCGGCCTCTCGAAGGGGAAAGGTGGCCACATGCACCTGTACGATCCCGAGGTCAACTTCGCCTGTAGCGGTATCATCGCCCAGGGCTGTCCACCTGCCGTCGGTGCCGCACTCACGGCGAAAAAACGCAACACCGACGACGTGGCCGTCGCCTTCCTCGGTGAAGGCGCGATCAGTCAGGGTGCCTTCCTCGAGTCGCTGAACCTCGCGGCCGTTCAGGAACTCCCCGTCGTGTTCGTCATCGAGGACAACGATTGGGCGATCAGCATGCCCAAAGAACGGGTGACTGACGTCGAAGACGGCTCACGACGCGCGTGGGGCTTCGACATGCATGGCGAGCGCGTCGACGCCGACGACGCCGTAACGGTCTACGAGGCTGCCGACGACGCCATCGGCCGCGCCCGCGACGGAAACGGTCCGAGCGTCCTCGAGGTACAGGTCCACCGGCGAATGGGCCACTTCATGGGCGACCCCGAATCCTACCGACCCGAGGCAGACGTCGAGCGCGCACAGCGACGGGACTGCATCACCCGCATGGAGACCCGGCTTCGCGAGCACGGGTTCGAGGAGAGTGACCTCGAGGGGATTCGAGAGGGAGCCCACGAACGCGTCGACGAGGCCATCGAGTGGGCGAAAGACCAGCCCGAGCCCGAGCCCGAGGCAACCTACGAGGACGTCTTTACGAACAGTCCCGACAGCTGGCCGGATCGGCCGAGTCGGGAAGTTACCGCGACCGACGGAGGTGAGGAGTGA
- a CDS encoding DUF5817 domain-containing protein: MYAVVGCSSCSHLWLIEGRSKTTQCPRCGSRKPYEKRKKFLETEDADHAREVRASMLANRQGEGETFARVDSFADLEWVEDGVVSEEEYLEASGLDPDEVEAAGDRDPRQPTRTGSKKSIVEAALEDLESPTEADVIAYANDRGVDAGYTKKALEKLVRSGQASESRGVYRLL, encoded by the coding sequence ATGTACGCGGTCGTCGGCTGTAGTTCGTGTTCGCACCTCTGGCTGATCGAAGGCCGGTCCAAGACGACTCAGTGTCCTCGCTGTGGCTCGCGAAAGCCCTACGAGAAACGAAAGAAGTTCCTCGAGACCGAAGACGCCGACCACGCCCGCGAGGTTCGAGCGTCGATGCTCGCCAACCGACAGGGTGAGGGCGAAACCTTCGCTCGCGTCGACTCGTTTGCCGACCTCGAGTGGGTCGAAGACGGCGTCGTGAGCGAGGAGGAGTACCTCGAGGCGTCCGGACTCGACCCCGACGAAGTCGAGGCGGCAGGTGACCGCGACCCACGCCAGCCGACTCGAACGGGGAGCAAGAAGTCTATCGTCGAGGCGGCACTGGAAGATCTCGAGTCACCGACGGAAGCCGACGTGATCGCCTACGCGAACGACCGGGGCGTCGACGCCGGCTATACGAAAAAAGCACTCGAGAAACTGGTCCGGAGCGGGCAGGCGAGTGAGAGCCGCGGCGTCTACCGGTTGTTGTGA
- a CDS encoding DUF7509 family protein — MRDRIIDELGDLPRSRFLVYLMGPYKAFDLERALETLDPGNVPESVDFGALTTASQSTERPRELEREEAALDLILEVRDHLRTEAGVNAFLAIDVDVPLEELDAAAQSIAFARASNAVIYVVPAMGDNLGVGIEVGSVLETLYTGEDPDGHRERVMFVHESGVRSAMIGAVRDRWDVRIYAYDDRAELARQCRLFVRDLIRRERVGELSELKSGGSIE, encoded by the coding sequence ATGCGCGACCGGATCATCGACGAACTGGGCGACCTCCCCCGCTCACGATTCCTCGTCTACCTTATGGGACCGTACAAAGCGTTCGACCTCGAGCGCGCCCTCGAGACGCTCGATCCCGGCAACGTGCCGGAGTCGGTCGATTTCGGGGCGCTCACCACGGCGAGTCAAAGTACCGAGCGTCCTCGTGAACTCGAGCGCGAGGAAGCCGCTCTGGACCTCATACTCGAGGTGCGCGATCACCTCCGAACCGAGGCGGGGGTCAACGCCTTCCTCGCGATCGACGTCGACGTCCCCCTCGAGGAACTGGACGCGGCCGCCCAGTCCATTGCGTTCGCCCGGGCGAGTAACGCCGTGATCTACGTCGTTCCCGCGATGGGGGACAACCTCGGCGTCGGCATCGAAGTCGGTTCGGTACTCGAGACACTGTATACGGGCGAAGACCCGGACGGACACCGCGAACGCGTCATGTTCGTCCACGAGTCCGGCGTCCGCAGCGCGATGATCGGCGCCGTCAGAGATCGCTGGGACGTGCGAATCTACGCCTACGATGACCGCGCTGAACTCGCCCGCCAGTGTCGGCTGTTCGTCCGCGATCTGATCCGGCGGGAGCGGGTCGGCGAACTCTCGGAGCTCAAGTCAGGCGGCTCTATCGAGTAG
- a CDS encoding amidohydrolase, with the protein MTDAADTILVNARVYSLEAVGDAEDADAGVAAEPEPAEALAIRNGKIVRVDREYEVRFLEGVETDVIDCDGRVVLPGFVDAHTHMENLGQYLVHADLSSVDSLEAAVGALEAQADTDREWILGFGYDESEWAENRYLRASDLDSVSADRPVVAMRVDMHNASLNSVALERLREQMPSGDVETDANGEPTGVVVEEATEAVWDALEADYADTRDLVTAAIDYANALGVTCVHDKVRESHAPRVYRDLEAAGELTCRVRLDYWSDHLESLLDAGLVTNGGSEFVQVGAVKSFTDGTIGSRTAKLFEPYEDLPADHEGDGRGQWVVDPDELTDIASRATEDGDYQLTVHAIGDEAAEETISTFEATPNVDEARHRVEHAEMASDDHLERMAESGIVASVQPNFLQWAEDGGLYDQRLGEQRRREVDRFRSMLEAGVPLAFGSDCMPLDPLLGVHYAVNAPAEAQRLSVTEALRAYTVGAAYAGFDEDRLGTLEAGKAADIVVLDASPWDQPDAIDEIDVALTLVDGQVVYEDR; encoded by the coding sequence ATGACCGACGCTGCCGACACGATACTCGTCAACGCTCGAGTGTACTCGCTCGAGGCTGTTGGGGACGCCGAGGATGCTGATGCAGGTGTGGCCGCCGAACCGGAGCCTGCTGAAGCGCTGGCGATTCGAAACGGGAAGATCGTTCGGGTCGACCGCGAGTACGAGGTCCGATTCCTCGAGGGCGTCGAAACCGACGTCATCGACTGTGACGGGCGGGTCGTGCTCCCCGGTTTCGTCGACGCCCACACGCACATGGAGAACCTGGGCCAGTATCTGGTGCACGCGGACCTCTCGAGCGTCGACTCCCTCGAGGCCGCTGTCGGTGCGCTCGAGGCCCAGGCGGATACCGATCGCGAGTGGATTCTGGGCTTTGGCTACGACGAAAGCGAGTGGGCCGAGAACCGTTATCTGCGGGCGAGCGACCTCGATAGCGTCAGTGCGGACCGACCCGTCGTCGCCATGCGCGTCGACATGCACAACGCCTCGCTCAACAGCGTCGCCCTCGAGCGATTACGCGAGCAGATGCCGAGTGGGGACGTCGAAACCGACGCGAACGGCGAGCCGACGGGCGTCGTCGTCGAGGAAGCTACCGAAGCGGTCTGGGACGCTCTCGAGGCCGATTACGCGGACACTCGCGACCTCGTGACGGCGGCGATCGACTACGCCAACGCCCTCGGTGTCACCTGCGTCCACGACAAGGTCAGAGAGTCACACGCACCGCGGGTCTACCGCGACCTCGAGGCAGCCGGCGAGTTGACCTGTCGGGTCCGACTCGATTACTGGAGCGACCATCTCGAGAGTCTTCTGGATGCGGGATTGGTCACCAATGGCGGCAGCGAGTTCGTGCAGGTGGGCGCCGTCAAATCGTTCACAGACGGGACTATCGGTAGCCGAACGGCCAAACTGTTCGAGCCCTACGAAGACCTCCCGGCCGACCACGAGGGTGACGGTCGCGGCCAGTGGGTCGTCGATCCCGACGAACTCACCGACATTGCGAGCCGAGCGACCGAAGATGGGGACTATCAGCTCACCGTCCACGCCATCGGCGACGAGGCCGCCGAGGAGACGATTTCGACCTTCGAAGCGACGCCGAACGTCGACGAGGCGCGACACCGCGTCGAGCACGCCGAAATGGCGAGCGACGACCACCTCGAGCGGATGGCCGAATCCGGTATCGTCGCGTCGGTCCAGCCGAACTTCCTGCAGTGGGCCGAGGATGGTGGGCTGTACGACCAGCGACTGGGCGAGCAGCGGCGACGGGAAGTGGACCGGTTCCGGTCGATGCTCGAGGCCGGCGTCCCGCTCGCCTTTGGCTCGGACTGTATGCCACTCGACCCGCTGCTCGGCGTCCACTACGCGGTCAACGCTCCCGCAGAGGCTCAGCGACTGTCGGTCACCGAGGCGCTCCGGGCGTACACGGTCGGGGCCGCCTACGCGGGCTTCGACGAGGACCGACTGGGGACCCTCGAGGCCGGCAAGGCAGCGGATATCGTCGTACTCGATGCGTCGCCGTGGGACCAACCGGACGCCATCGACGAAATTGACGTCGCCCTGACGCTGGTCGACGGCCAGGTCGTCTACGAAGATCGGTAG
- the icd gene encoding isocitrate dehydrogenase (NADP(+)): MNYEQVEVPEDGEKITLADEESGELEVPSNPIIPIIHGDGIGTDVGPAAQKVLDAAAEATGRSIAWMRVYAGSSAREKYDENLPDDTVNAIREHRVAIKGPLTTPVGAGFRSLNVALRQTLDMYANVRPTYHIDGVPSPVKNPEAMDMITFRENTEDVYAGVEWEAGTDEVEQVRTFLEEDMDVADVIHDGPVGIGVKPISEFGSKRLIREAIDYAIANDRDSVTLVHKGNIMKFTEGAFRDWGYELAEEEYGDDVITEDELWEEYDGEQPEGTVVVQDRIADNMLQQLLTRTDEYSVIATMNLNGDYMSDAAGAQIGGLGIAPGANFGHGRCLAEPVHGSAPKYAGEDKVNPTAMILSGREMLDYLGWNDAADLVRDAVEETISSGTVTYDLHRQIEGGTKVATSEFADAVVENIEKLS, translated from the coding sequence ATGAACTACGAACAAGTCGAGGTTCCCGAAGACGGAGAGAAGATTACGCTCGCCGACGAGGAATCCGGCGAACTCGAGGTACCGTCGAACCCGATTATCCCGATCATCCACGGTGACGGAATCGGGACCGACGTCGGTCCAGCCGCCCAGAAAGTGCTCGACGCCGCTGCAGAAGCGACCGGCCGCTCCATCGCCTGGATGCGCGTCTACGCCGGTTCCAGCGCTCGAGAGAAATACGACGAGAACCTGCCCGATGACACGGTCAACGCCATCCGCGAACACCGCGTCGCGATCAAAGGCCCGCTGACGACGCCCGTCGGCGCCGGCTTCCGCTCGCTCAACGTCGCACTGCGCCAGACGCTCGACATGTACGCGAACGTCCGACCGACCTACCACATCGACGGTGTTCCCTCGCCCGTCAAGAACCCGGAAGCAATGGACATGATTACGTTCCGGGAGAACACCGAGGACGTCTACGCCGGCGTCGAGTGGGAAGCCGGCACCGACGAAGTCGAGCAGGTTCGAACCTTCCTCGAGGAGGATATGGACGTTGCAGACGTCATCCACGACGGACCGGTCGGCATCGGCGTGAAGCCGATTTCCGAGTTCGGCTCGAAGCGTCTCATCCGCGAAGCCATCGACTACGCTATCGCCAACGACCGCGACTCCGTAACGCTGGTCCACAAGGGTAACATCATGAAGTTCACGGAGGGTGCCTTCCGTGACTGGGGCTACGAACTCGCCGAGGAGGAGTACGGCGACGACGTCATCACCGAGGACGAACTCTGGGAGGAGTACGACGGCGAACAGCCCGAGGGCACGGTCGTCGTGCAAGACCGTATCGCCGACAACATGCTCCAGCAGCTGTTGACCCGAACGGACGAGTACTCCGTCATCGCGACGATGAACCTCAACGGCGACTACATGTCCGACGCGGCTGGCGCACAGATCGGTGGCCTGGGCATCGCCCCCGGTGCCAACTTCGGCCACGGCCGCTGTCTCGCCGAGCCCGTTCACGGCTCCGCACCGAAATACGCCGGCGAGGACAAGGTCAACCCGACCGCGATGATCCTCTCGGGTCGCGAGATGCTCGACTACCTCGGCTGGAACGACGCCGCCGACCTCGTTCGCGACGCCGTCGAGGAGACAATCTCCTCCGGGACGGTCACTTACGACCTGCATCGACAGATCGAAGGCGGCACCAAGGTCGCCACCAGCGAGTTCGCTGACGCCGTCGTCGAGAACATCGAAAAGCTCTCATAG
- a CDS encoding lipoyl domain-containing protein encodes MTTAEIDSEVFWPDDAQEVDEGVVATWFVREGASVTEGDTLCEIQIEKVSIDVPAPATGTLAAISVGENDEFRRGDSLGRLETE; translated from the coding sequence ATGACAACGGCCGAGATCGACTCCGAGGTGTTCTGGCCCGACGACGCCCAGGAAGTCGACGAAGGCGTCGTCGCGACCTGGTTCGTCCGCGAGGGCGCGTCGGTCACCGAAGGGGACACCCTCTGTGAAATCCAGATCGAGAAGGTCAGCATCGACGTGCCCGCACCCGCGACGGGCACGCTCGCGGCTATTAGCGTCGGCGAAAACGACGAGTTTCGCCGCGGCGATTCGCTCGGGCGCCTCGAGACCGAGTAA
- the hmgA gene encoding hydroxymethylglutaryl-CoA reductase (NADPH), whose product MTDTDPEALADRVRSGDLRLHELEAQADHDTAATARRLLLEDETDADLETVGAYAFDAEAADSAIENMIGAAQIPMGVVGPVTIDGGAAEGDYHLPLATTEGALLASVNRGLSVIESAGGAAARVTKNGMTRAPVFRVDGVVEAAQTVEWVGENLETLRDAAESTTSHGQLLDVEPYVVGDSVFLRFAYDTKDAMGMNMATIATGEACNVVEAETPASLVALSGNLCSDKKPAAINAVEGRGRSVTADVLIPGDLVEERLHTTADAIAEANTRKNLIGSAKAGSLGFNAHAANVVGAAFLATGQDEAQVVEGANTITTMDARPNEEGSSDLYASVSLASLEVGTVGGGTKLPTQSEALDVLGLRGGGDPAGSNADALAEVIAVGALAGELSLLAALASRHLASAHEDLGR is encoded by the coding sequence ATGACCGACACTGATCCCGAGGCGCTCGCCGACCGGGTTCGCAGCGGCGACCTTCGATTGCACGAACTCGAGGCCCAGGCCGATCACGACACGGCAGCAACGGCCCGGAGGTTGTTGCTCGAGGACGAAACCGACGCCGACCTCGAGACCGTGGGTGCTTACGCGTTCGACGCCGAAGCCGCCGACTCCGCCATCGAGAACATGATCGGCGCGGCCCAGATTCCGATGGGCGTCGTCGGCCCGGTGACGATCGACGGCGGAGCCGCAGAAGGCGACTATCACCTCCCGCTGGCGACGACCGAAGGGGCCCTGCTGGCCTCCGTCAACCGTGGGCTCTCGGTGATCGAATCGGCCGGCGGCGCAGCAGCCAGAGTTACCAAAAACGGGATGACCCGCGCCCCGGTCTTCCGCGTGGACGGCGTCGTCGAAGCCGCCCAGACGGTGGAGTGGGTGGGCGAGAACCTCGAGACCCTGCGCGACGCTGCAGAGTCGACGACCAGCCACGGCCAGTTGCTCGACGTCGAACCTTACGTCGTCGGTGACTCCGTCTTCCTCCGCTTCGCCTACGACACCAAAGACGCGATGGGCATGAACATGGCCACCATCGCCACGGGCGAGGCCTGTAACGTCGTCGAAGCGGAAACACCCGCCTCGCTCGTTGCCCTCTCGGGGAACCTCTGTTCTGATAAGAAACCCGCCGCCATCAACGCCGTCGAAGGCCGCGGCCGGTCGGTAACCGCTGACGTCCTGATACCCGGCGACCTCGTCGAGGAGCGACTCCACACCACCGCGGACGCCATCGCCGAAGCCAACACGCGCAAGAACCTCATCGGCAGCGCGAAAGCCGGCAGTCTCGGATTCAACGCCCACGCGGCGAACGTCGTCGGCGCGGCGTTCCTCGCTACCGGACAGGACGAAGCACAGGTCGTCGAAGGCGCGAACACTATCACGACAATGGACGCGCGACCGAACGAGGAGGGCTCGAGCGACCTCTACGCCAGCGTCTCGCTGGCCAGCCTCGAGGTCGGGACCGTCGGCGGTGGGACGAAACTCCCCACTCAGTCCGAAGCCCTCGACGTGCTCGGCCTGCGAGGCGGTGGCGACCCTGCGGGTTCGAACGCTGACGCGCTCGCCGAAGTCATCGCCGTCGGGGCGCTGGCTGGCGAACTGTCCCTGTTGGCCGCGCTGGCCTCGAGGCACCTCGCGAGTGCGCACGAAGACCTGGGTCGCTAG
- a CDS encoding ferredoxin — protein sequence MSDRIDRPSDVGSSDGPPIEEKPYKIIFEANKCFGAGKCAEVSGNWEMDISTGLARVNAYFIGEDDLEENVRAAEVCPAKKDQGCIHVVDRRTDKEIAPDPHGDGTLSVDW from the coding sequence ATGAGCGACCGAATCGACCGCCCGAGCGATGTCGGCTCGAGTGACGGGCCACCGATCGAGGAAAAGCCCTACAAGATCATCTTCGAGGCCAACAAGTGCTTCGGGGCGGGCAAGTGCGCCGAAGTCAGCGGCAACTGGGAGATGGACATTTCGACCGGCCTCGCTCGCGTCAACGCGTACTTCATCGGAGAGGACGACCTCGAGGAGAACGTCCGCGCTGCGGAGGTCTGCCCGGCAAAAAAAGACCAGGGCTGTATCCACGTCGTCGACCGCCGGACCGACAAAGAGATCGCCCCGGACCCACACGGCGATGGGACGTTGAGCGTAGACTGGTAG
- a CDS encoding cupin domain-containing protein, protein MEHTPLESLETAEAADGVRLALMAGTDSMNVQHFEIEPGAVVEEHSHPHEQTGFIYEGELVFMTDGEEIVCTPGDAYAIPGDQPHAAENRGKDTVRGVDIFSPPRENPSWQE, encoded by the coding sequence ATGGAACACACCCCACTCGAGTCGCTCGAGACCGCAGAGGCAGCCGACGGCGTGCGTCTGGCGCTGATGGCCGGGACGGATTCGATGAACGTCCAGCACTTCGAAATCGAGCCCGGTGCGGTCGTCGAAGAACACAGTCATCCCCACGAGCAGACGGGATTCATCTACGAGGGCGAGTTGGTCTTCATGACCGACGGCGAAGAGATCGTTTGTACGCCGGGCGACGCCTACGCGATTCCGGGCGACCAGCCCCACGCGGCCGAAAACCGGGGGAAGGACACGGTTCGCGGTGTCGATATCTTCAGTCCGCCACGGGAGAATCCGAGCTGGCAAGAGTGA
- a CDS encoding ArsR/SmtB family transcription factor: protein MAHSRRANDRVHDDLLPESSVLSLEEYLDMQRAIGNEMRFRILNRLVEDGPHSASELRDALEIRSNTLHYHLDELVDVGLVENRKRKEPDSSGLYSYYQASSLGEGILDEGIRQLMAREWDALERYQ, encoded by the coding sequence ATGGCTCACTCCAGGCGAGCGAACGACCGGGTTCATGACGACCTCCTCCCCGAGTCGAGCGTCCTCTCGCTCGAGGAGTATCTCGACATGCAACGGGCGATCGGGAACGAGATGCGGTTTCGGATCCTGAACCGCCTCGTCGAGGACGGCCCACACAGCGCGAGCGAACTTCGCGATGCCCTCGAGATTCGGTCGAACACGCTGCACTACCATCTCGACGAACTCGTGGACGTCGGGCTGGTCGAAAACCGGAAACGGAAGGAACCCGACTCGAGCGGCCTCTACTCCTACTATCAGGCGTCCTCACTCGGCGAAGGGATTCTGGACGAAGGGATTCGCCAACTGATGGCTCGCGAGTGGGATGCCCTCGAGCGGTACCAGTAG
- a CDS encoding RNA ligase family protein produces the protein MKDYPAIPHATAAPDRIFESGHLWLLEKVDGEPFRFQVRSSGLLRFGDRNRWYDDPNAVPQPYQHAVSHVRANLERSALRDAVDDSESLVFFGEAMHRQRIDYDWDRMPSFLGFDVWNDDTDRFYPPDTVEQIYERLGLYPVNAFERERRARDFDLESYTVPQSHWYDGPAEGVIVRDKRGTRAKILHPTSDDLEDPVQEVATAAQLVERYATDERIAGVAATLEARDGAVTLEALHERVLEAIGREANHQLYRADGAVDMDAFRSALWDALRRWMDGQ, from the coding sequence CTCTGGCTCCTCGAGAAGGTCGACGGGGAACCGTTTCGATTCCAGGTCCGTTCGTCAGGGCTGCTCCGGTTCGGGGATCGGAATCGCTGGTACGACGACCCGAATGCCGTCCCGCAACCGTACCAACACGCCGTCAGTCACGTTCGAGCGAACCTCGAGCGGTCGGCACTCCGGGACGCGGTCGACGACAGCGAATCGCTCGTTTTCTTCGGCGAGGCGATGCACCGACAGCGGATCGACTACGACTGGGATCGGATGCCGTCGTTTCTCGGCTTCGACGTCTGGAACGACGACACCGACCGGTTCTATCCGCCCGACACCGTCGAACAGATCTACGAGCGCCTTGGACTCTATCCCGTGAACGCCTTCGAACGGGAACGTCGCGCTCGCGATTTCGACCTGGAGTCGTACACCGTCCCGCAGTCTCACTGGTACGACGGTCCCGCCGAGGGGGTCATCGTTCGGGACAAACGTGGCACACGAGCCAAGATTCTCCATCCGACCAGTGACGACCTCGAGGACCCGGTCCAGGAGGTGGCCACTGCAGCACAGTTGGTCGAACGGTACGCAACCGACGAGCGAATCGCGGGGGTCGCCGCGACCCTCGAGGCTCGAGACGGGGCGGTGACCCTCGAGGCACTGCACGAACGAGTGCTCGAGGCGATCGGTCGCGAAGCGAACCACCAGCTGTACCGAGCCGACGGAGCAGTCGATATGGACGCGTTCCGATCAGCACTCTGGGACGCCCTCCGGCGGTGGATGGACGGGCAGTGA
- a CDS encoding alpha-ketoacid dehydrogenase subunit beta has translation MAQAETPSASEIDRELTMSRAMVEAIAHEMREDEEVFVMGEDVADYGGIFDSTQGLLEEFGHDRIMDVPISETAFMGAGVGAAMQGMRPICELMFADFFGVCMDQLYNNMAKTTYMSGGSVSVPMTVMTAVGGTYNDAAQHSQTLYGTFAHLPGMKVVVPSTAYDAKGLMHTAIRDDDPVVYMFHKRLMGLAWMPAPEGPKTGVPEERYEIPFGEADVKREGEDATVVTLGLHVHRALEAAEGLATDGIDAEVIDLRTLVPLDTETVLESVRKTGRLVVVDEDYHSYGVSGELIARATEGALEDLEAVDRVTAPDTPIPYSRPLENEFQPNTDDIAAAVRSITQ, from the coding sequence ATGGCACAAGCAGAAACACCCAGTGCGAGTGAGATCGACCGCGAACTGACGATGAGTCGTGCGATGGTGGAGGCGATAGCCCACGAAATGCGCGAGGACGAGGAGGTGTTTGTCATGGGCGAAGACGTCGCCGACTACGGCGGTATCTTCGATTCGACCCAGGGCCTGCTCGAGGAGTTCGGGCACGACCGCATCATGGACGTGCCGATATCGGAGACGGCCTTCATGGGTGCCGGTGTCGGCGCGGCGATGCAGGGTATGCGCCCGATCTGTGAGCTGATGTTCGCCGATTTCTTCGGCGTTTGCATGGACCAGCTCTACAACAACATGGCGAAGACCACGTACATGTCCGGCGGTTCGGTGTCCGTTCCGATGACGGTGATGACGGCCGTCGGCGGCACCTACAACGACGCCGCCCAGCACTCACAGACCCTGTACGGTACCTTCGCGCATCTCCCTGGCATGAAAGTCGTCGTTCCTTCGACCGCGTACGACGCGAAGGGGCTAATGCACACCGCCATCCGTGACGATGACCCGGTCGTCTACATGTTCCACAAACGGCTGATGGGACTGGCCTGGATGCCCGCCCCCGAGGGCCCGAAAACCGGCGTCCCCGAGGAGCGCTACGAGATTCCCTTCGGCGAGGCCGACGTCAAACGCGAGGGCGAGGACGCTACCGTCGTCACCCTTGGCCTACACGTCCACCGCGCACTCGAGGCCGCAGAAGGCCTCGCGACGGACGGCATCGACGCCGAGGTGATCGACCTGCGAACGCTCGTCCCCCTCGATACCGAAACCGTCCTCGAGTCGGTCCGCAAGACCGGCCGACTGGTCGTCGTCGACGAAGACTACCACTCCTACGGCGTCAGCGGCGAACTCATCGCCCGGGCGACCGAAGGCGCACTCGAGGACCTCGAGGCCGTCGACCGGGTGACGGCACCCGATACGCCGATCCCCTACTCGCGGCCGCTCGAAAACGAGTTTCAGCCGAATACGGACGACATCGCGGCTGCCGTTCGCTCGATCACCCAATGA